A portion of the Stigmatella aurantiaca DW4/3-1 genome contains these proteins:
- a CDS encoding GGDEF domain-containing response regulator — translation MGEKPFALLVVDDSRSAAAKLVQNLTPEGFTLRVVPPGPEAPRLSAEVDLVIVCVGPEMPADLSLVRRFMDVEGPGRGAPVLVVAPQEARATRLEALRLGVEVVADPWDTDELRARIHRCFSNHHTLSTLAAQVMELQQLSVLDGLTQLHNHRYFQERLREEFRCAQRYDDALCLILLDLDFFKEINDRHGHPVGDTVLCEVARILQQSVRETDIVARYGGEEFAVLLPRTHLAGAITVAERVWKGVAGQPMGADGALRITASLGVSGFPHRTVLTPEQLLLTADEALYRAKREGRNRVCLHSPIPLHSASRGWESKGVGGK, via the coding sequence GTGGGAGAGAAGCCCTTCGCCTTGCTGGTGGTGGATGATTCCCGGTCGGCGGCGGCGAAGCTGGTCCAGAACCTGACGCCGGAAGGATTCACGCTGCGCGTGGTCCCGCCAGGGCCGGAGGCGCCCAGGCTTTCGGCCGAGGTGGATCTCGTCATCGTCTGCGTCGGCCCGGAGATGCCCGCGGATCTCTCCCTGGTGCGCCGCTTCATGGACGTGGAGGGGCCTGGCCGGGGGGCCCCCGTGCTCGTGGTGGCTCCGCAGGAAGCGCGGGCGACACGGTTGGAGGCGCTCCGGTTGGGGGTGGAGGTGGTGGCCGATCCCTGGGACACGGACGAGCTGCGCGCCCGCATTCACCGTTGCTTCTCAAACCACCACACCCTGTCCACGCTGGCCGCCCAGGTGATGGAGCTCCAACAGCTGTCCGTGCTCGACGGGCTCACCCAGCTGCACAACCACCGCTACTTCCAGGAGCGGCTGCGCGAGGAGTTCCGCTGCGCCCAGCGCTACGACGACGCGCTCTGCCTCATCCTTCTGGATCTGGACTTCTTCAAGGAGATCAACGACCGCCACGGCCACCCCGTGGGCGACACCGTGCTGTGCGAGGTGGCGCGCATCCTCCAGCAGAGCGTGCGCGAGACGGACATCGTCGCCCGCTATGGCGGAGAGGAGTTCGCCGTGCTCCTGCCACGCACCCACCTGGCGGGCGCCATCACCGTGGCCGAACGTGTGTGGAAAGGTGTGGCGGGTCAGCCCATGGGGGCAGATGGGGCGCTGCGGATCACCGCTTCCCTGGGGGTGTCGGGCTTTCCCCACCGCACCGTGCTCACTCCTGAACAGTTGCTGCTCACCGCCGACGAGGCGCTGTACCGTGCCAAGCGCGAGGGCCGTAACAGGGTCTGTCTGCACTCACCCATCCCGCTTCACTCTGCGTCTCGGGGATGGGAGTCCAAGGGTGTTGGGGGGAAGTGA
- a CDS encoding glycosyltransferase family 2 protein, protein MGTYPSISLFFPAWNEEDYVERAVTRALDVLPRLTDDFEIVVVNDASTDRTKEICESLAQRIPQLRVITHETNLKLGGAMRTGLSSSTKDIVVYTDIDLPWDLRELERALHLMDYLEADMICAFRFDRTSEGPKRIIYSFVYNLLIRSLFDINIKDVNFSFKVMHRRVLESIELRSMGSFIDAELVVKAIRKGFRVFQMGVDYFPRTRGVSTLASPSVILKMVRELVDLYPETRKPQQPSKPVRLPPSVTTLHTAQSTKRRTHG, encoded by the coding sequence GTGGGCACCTACCCGAGCATCAGCCTCTTCTTTCCCGCCTGGAACGAGGAGGACTACGTCGAGCGTGCAGTCACGCGAGCACTGGATGTCCTCCCCCGGCTCACCGACGACTTCGAGATTGTCGTCGTCAACGACGCATCCACGGATCGCACCAAGGAGATCTGCGAGTCGCTGGCCCAGCGGATCCCCCAACTCCGGGTCATCACGCACGAGACGAACCTGAAGCTGGGCGGGGCAATGCGCACCGGCCTGTCGTCCTCCACCAAGGACATCGTCGTCTACACGGACATCGATCTGCCCTGGGATCTGAGGGAGCTGGAGCGGGCCCTGCACCTGATGGACTACCTGGAGGCGGACATGATCTGCGCCTTCCGGTTTGACCGCACGAGCGAAGGCCCCAAGCGAATCATCTACTCGTTCGTCTACAACCTGCTGATCCGTTCGCTCTTCGACATCAACATCAAGGACGTGAACTTCAGCTTCAAGGTGATGCACCGGCGGGTGCTGGAGTCGATCGAGCTGAGGAGCATGGGCTCGTTCATCGACGCGGAACTGGTGGTGAAGGCCATCCGCAAGGGCTTCCGGGTCTTCCAGATGGGCGTGGACTACTTCCCGCGCACCCGGGGCGTGTCCACGCTGGCCTCGCCCTCGGTCATCCTGAAGATGGTGCGGGAGTTGGTGGACCTTTACCCCGAGACGCGCAAGCCCCAGCAGCCCTCGAAGCCGGTGCGCTTGCCACCTTCGGTGACGACCCTGCACACTGCCCAGTCGACGAAGCGCCGGACCCACGGTTAG
- a CDS encoding ChbG/HpnK family deacetylase yields the protein MSRRTRLIVNADDLGMHPSLDAGILRAHREGIVTSATVLAMGPSAPQAVLQAREQGLALGVHLAFSTRLPCAAPATEVPTVAPGGRLRANWADFARAWLTGRVRRGEMERELAAQLARVRELGATVDHLDAHQHLHLLPGLRGCVEALAHREGLPVRWPDRLPRASWLRAPGPALKTLLLTALARTAPRPPSGVRRVSAGGVFEAGRLDESTLLRLLDTLPSGDFEVGCHPGEGSPHVPEDPAWTYGWQSELSALTSPRVKARLEERGIELITYARASSRR from the coding sequence GTGAGCCGCCGCACGCGCCTCATCGTCAACGCCGACGACCTGGGGATGCACCCATCCCTGGACGCGGGCATTCTCCGGGCGCACCGGGAAGGCATCGTCACCAGCGCCACGGTGCTGGCCATGGGGCCCAGCGCGCCCCAGGCCGTCCTCCAGGCCAGGGAACAAGGGCTCGCCCTGGGCGTCCACCTGGCCTTCTCCACGCGCCTGCCCTGCGCGGCCCCCGCCACCGAGGTTCCCACGGTGGCCCCGGGGGGGCGGCTCCGCGCGAACTGGGCTGACTTCGCACGCGCCTGGCTCACCGGACGGGTGCGGCGCGGAGAGATGGAGCGCGAACTGGCCGCGCAGCTCGCGCGGGTACGGGAACTCGGGGCGACCGTGGATCATCTGGACGCCCACCAACACCTGCACCTGCTGCCGGGCCTCCGGGGTTGTGTCGAGGCGCTCGCCCACCGCGAAGGCCTGCCGGTGCGCTGGCCAGATCGGCTGCCCCGTGCCTCTTGGCTCCGGGCGCCCGGGCCAGCCCTGAAGACCCTGTTGCTGACCGCGCTGGCCCGGACCGCACCGCGTCCTCCCTCCGGTGTCCGCCGGGTGAGCGCCGGGGGCGTCTTCGAAGCAGGCCGTCTCGATGAGAGCACCCTGCTGCGCCTGTTGGACACGCTGCCCTCGGGGGACTTCGAGGTGGGCTGTCACCCTGGCGAGGGAAGCCCTCATGTTCCCGAGGATCCGGCGTGGACCTACGGCTGGCAGTCCGAGCTGAGCGCCCTGACCAGCCCCCGGGTGAAGGCCCGGCTCGAGGAGCGTGGCATCGAGCTGATCACCTACGCCCGGGCTTCGTCGAGGCGCTGA
- a CDS encoding hybrid sensor histidine kinase/response regulator → MTIRLSITVKLIGYLLAASVVPLLIFGVTSYQLSRDAIVRLASEYNARLLDNQRDYLRLQTEQVESLAASITGIEDIGDALVSVDADDGYAALATQAKMGYILSGYSGLKGLESIDLFTPAGRHFHVGSTLDVSTVRLELRSRLYAASLASPQAIVWHGVEDNVNAASPHSKVLVATRVIRRIPQGGMAPEPVGVVVLNYSTEHLHEHFKRLDIGEGGYLMVADGRGRLLVHPDKSLIGQSLVPGFEALLKGEQGRVALRLGSQDVLLNYLRMDPMGWQVISVLPQASLMAPMLRIGGVGLAVLLACFAVITLVAMRYSRRVVAPIRAISEGFQNIQQDRLEQVRPLPPSRTQDEIKEMVGWFNAFLDNLHGRRRSEEELRQAKESAEEANRAKGEFLANMSHEIRTPMNAIIGMTQLALDAGSPEEKRDFIVKASRSAQSLLGIINDILDFSKIDAGRLEIETVPVSLNELISGLADVFASAAQDKGIELLFDVDASLPAALAGDPLRLRQILQNLISNALKFTPAGEVVVRVEKVAELASGVACRFSVRDTGIGIAAEQLPRLFQSFFQTDSSVTRKYGGTGLGLAISKRLVELMGGRIGVDSQPGQGSCFWFELTLARLLEESARVGREGLASWGALRVLVVDDNASARHILSAMFASFGFVAHAVADGRQALEELARGMDGQPYHLMLIDYHMPGLDGIETSRRLLQRKESVPLPTVIMASMDERPIVVQQAQEAGIQAYVNKPVTASTLLDAVQRALGHPSTQFRAAPLRREGASQAVLRHLQGARILLVEDNRLNQEVALHFLRRAGLKVDVAAHGAEAIERLEQGAYEAVLMDCQMPVMDGYEATRRIRSKAQFAQLPIIAMTANALEGDRERSLKSGMNDHLSKPIDVNHLYQTLGRWIAPGSWSEATPLDALADNPLQAESPPHDRAPSTEALGTPLPLHVNMDSALINLDGDAVLYRTVVELFLGDAPDSWAQFLVAWNDGDRERATRAAHTLKSLAANIGAEVLRDHAKALEAALRESGAPPPIEERFPLLEQELLLVVSTLKGFLARAAP, encoded by the coding sequence GTGACGATCCGACTGTCCATTACGGTCAAGCTGATCGGCTACCTGCTGGCCGCGAGCGTGGTTCCGTTGCTGATCTTTGGTGTCACCTCGTATCAATTGTCGCGTGACGCCATCGTGCGCCTGGCCAGCGAATACAACGCCCGTCTCCTGGACAATCAGCGCGATTATCTGCGGCTTCAGACCGAGCAGGTCGAGAGTCTGGCGGCCAGCATCACCGGCATCGAGGACATCGGCGATGCGCTCGTCTCCGTGGACGCCGATGACGGCTACGCCGCGTTGGCCACCCAGGCGAAGATGGGTTACATCCTGAGCGGCTACAGCGGTCTGAAAGGGCTGGAGTCCATCGACCTGTTCACACCGGCGGGGCGGCACTTCCACGTGGGCTCCACGCTGGATGTCTCCACGGTCAGGCTGGAACTGCGCAGCCGCCTTTACGCCGCGTCCCTTGCCTCTCCTCAGGCCATCGTCTGGCATGGGGTGGAGGACAATGTGAATGCGGCCTCGCCGCACAGCAAGGTGCTTGTCGCCACGAGGGTGATCCGGCGCATCCCTCAGGGAGGGATGGCTCCCGAGCCCGTGGGTGTGGTCGTGCTCAACTACTCGACCGAGCATCTCCACGAGCACTTCAAGCGCTTGGACATTGGGGAGGGCGGCTACTTGATGGTCGCCGACGGCAGGGGGCGGCTGCTCGTCCACCCCGACAAGTCCCTCATCGGCCAGTCCCTGGTGCCTGGGTTCGAGGCCCTGCTGAAGGGGGAGCAGGGCCGGGTGGCCCTGCGGCTGGGATCGCAAGATGTACTGCTCAACTACCTTCGCATGGACCCGATGGGTTGGCAGGTCATCAGCGTGCTACCGCAGGCCAGCCTGATGGCGCCCATGCTGAGAATCGGAGGGGTGGGGCTGGCCGTCCTGCTGGCCTGCTTCGCGGTGATCACCCTGGTGGCGATGCGCTATTCGCGGCGGGTGGTCGCGCCCATCCGGGCCATTTCCGAAGGCTTCCAGAACATCCAGCAGGACCGGCTGGAACAGGTCCGGCCCCTGCCCCCCTCGCGGACCCAGGACGAGATCAAGGAGATGGTGGGCTGGTTCAATGCCTTCCTGGACAACCTGCACGGCCGGCGCCGCTCGGAAGAGGAGCTTCGTCAGGCCAAGGAATCTGCCGAGGAGGCCAATCGCGCCAAGGGCGAGTTCCTCGCCAACATGAGCCACGAGATCCGGACGCCCATGAACGCCATCATTGGGATGACCCAGCTTGCGCTCGATGCGGGCTCTCCGGAGGAAAAGCGCGACTTCATCGTCAAGGCGAGCCGCTCGGCCCAGTCCCTGCTCGGCATCATCAACGACATTCTCGACTTTTCGAAGATCGATGCGGGCCGGCTTGAAATCGAAACGGTGCCCGTTTCGTTGAATGAACTCATCTCCGGGCTGGCCGACGTGTTTGCCAGCGCCGCTCAGGACAAGGGCATCGAGCTGCTCTTCGATGTGGATGCCTCCCTTCCGGCCGCCTTGGCCGGGGATCCCTTGCGGTTACGGCAGATTCTCCAGAACCTGATCAGCAACGCGCTCAAGTTCACCCCCGCCGGAGAGGTGGTCGTGCGGGTGGAGAAGGTGGCCGAACTCGCCTCGGGCGTCGCATGCAGGTTCTCGGTCCGGGACACCGGCATTGGGATTGCCGCGGAGCAGCTTCCGCGCCTCTTCCAGTCCTTCTTTCAGACCGACAGTTCGGTGACACGCAAGTACGGGGGGACGGGGCTCGGTCTTGCCATCAGCAAGCGGCTCGTGGAGCTGATGGGCGGCCGAATCGGGGTGGACAGCCAGCCTGGCCAAGGCAGTTGCTTCTGGTTCGAGCTGACGCTGGCCAGGCTCCTGGAGGAAAGCGCCCGTGTTGGCCGCGAAGGGCTCGCGTCATGGGGCGCGCTGAGGGTGCTGGTCGTGGACGACAACGCCAGTGCCCGGCACATTCTCAGCGCGATGTTTGCCTCCTTCGGGTTCGTGGCCCATGCGGTGGCCGACGGCCGGCAGGCGCTGGAGGAGCTGGCGCGTGGCATGGATGGCCAGCCCTACCACCTGATGCTGATCGACTACCACATGCCTGGGCTCGATGGCATCGAGACCAGCCGCAGGCTGCTTCAGCGAAAGGAATCAGTCCCGTTGCCGACGGTCATCATGGCGTCCATGGATGAGCGTCCCATCGTCGTCCAGCAGGCGCAGGAGGCTGGGATCCAGGCTTACGTGAACAAGCCCGTGACGGCCTCGACACTGCTGGATGCCGTCCAGAGGGCCCTGGGGCATCCCTCCACGCAGTTTAGGGCCGCTCCCCTGCGGCGGGAGGGCGCATCGCAGGCCGTCCTCCGCCACCTGCAAGGCGCGCGCATCCTGCTCGTGGAGGACAACCGGCTGAATCAGGAAGTGGCGCTGCACTTCCTGCGGCGAGCGGGCTTGAAAGTGGACGTGGCGGCGCATGGCGCGGAGGCCATCGAGCGCCTGGAACAGGGGGCGTATGAAGCCGTCTTGATGGATTGCCAGATGCCGGTCATGGATGGCTACGAGGCCACCCGGCGCATTCGGAGCAAGGCCCAGTTCGCCCAACTGCCGATCATCGCCATGACCGCCAACGCCTTGGAAGGAGATCGCGAGCGCAGCTTGAAGTCCGGCATGAACGATCACCTGAGCAAGCCCATCGACGTCAACCATCTCTACCAAACCCTGGGACGGTGGATTGCCCCTGGCTCCTGGAGTGAGGCGACGCCGCTGGACGCCCTGGCGGACAACCCCTTGCAGGCGGAGAGTCCCCCGCATGATCGCGCTCCGAGCACGGAGGCGTTGGGCACGCCCCTTCCACTGCACGTGAACATGGACAGCGCGCTGATCAACTTGGATGGAGATGCCGTTCTGTACCGGACGGTGGTCGAGCTGTTCCTGGGCGATGCGCCGGATTCCTGGGCACAGTTTCTCGTGGCCTGGAACGACGGCGACCGGGAACGTGCCACCCGTGCGGCCCATACCTTGAAGAGCCTGGCGGCCAACATCGGCGCCGAAGTCCTGCGCGACCATGCGAAGGCGCTGGAGGCCGCGTTACGAGAGAGTGGCGCGCCTCCCCCCATCGAGGAGCGGTTTCCCCTCCTCGAGCAGGAACTGCTCCTGGTCGTCTCGACCCTCAAGGGGTTCCTTGCCCGCGCCGCCCCTTAG
- a CDS encoding sugar ABC transporter substrate-binding protein: protein MRFLRWLCVLAWASAFMACSDSPRPTVPDVVASVSSRTQREPDAAPNARKIALVMKTLTNPFFIEMEKGARRAQKELGIDLLVKTAAQETSIEQQIQIIEDLIRMKFDAIVIAPGDSLRLVPVLKAAQEAGIRIINIDNRLDAEAMKGQGMAPVPFISVDNEKAAYESAGFIAREIHKPAQAAILEGIRSADNSRQRRVGAERAFRENPLIRLVARESANWKIDEGRDVTRRLFSDHPDITLLFCANDMMALGAIQFLQESGRYGVKVAAYDALEEAKRAILSGRMEVTVNQQAAEQGYQGIILASRVLNGEAVPEVVLVETSLVTLESLK from the coding sequence GTGCGTTTCTTGCGATGGCTGTGTGTCCTGGCCTGGGCTTCGGCCTTCATGGCGTGCAGCGACTCTCCTCGGCCGACGGTTCCGGACGTCGTCGCGTCCGTGTCGTCCCGCACGCAGCGTGAGCCTGACGCGGCGCCCAATGCCCGGAAGATCGCCCTGGTGATGAAGACCCTCACCAATCCGTTCTTCATCGAGATGGAGAAGGGGGCCCGGCGCGCGCAGAAGGAGCTGGGCATCGACCTGCTGGTCAAGACCGCCGCGCAGGAGACCTCGATCGAGCAGCAGATCCAGATCATCGAGGATCTGATCCGGATGAAGTTCGATGCCATCGTGATTGCCCCGGGAGATTCGCTGCGGCTGGTGCCGGTGCTGAAGGCCGCCCAGGAGGCGGGCATTCGAATCATCAACATCGATAACCGGTTGGATGCCGAGGCCATGAAGGGCCAGGGGATGGCCCCTGTTCCATTTATCAGCGTGGACAACGAGAAGGCTGCCTATGAGTCCGCCGGGTTCATCGCCCGGGAGATCCACAAACCCGCCCAGGCAGCCATCCTCGAGGGCATCCGCAGCGCCGACAACTCGCGTCAGCGCAGGGTGGGGGCCGAGCGGGCCTTCCGGGAGAACCCCCTCATCCGGCTCGTGGCCCGGGAGTCCGCGAACTGGAAGATTGATGAGGGCCGGGACGTGACCCGGCGGCTCTTCTCCGACCATCCGGACATCACCCTGTTGTTTTGTGCCAACGACATGATGGCCCTGGGGGCCATCCAGTTTCTCCAGGAGTCGGGACGGTATGGCGTCAAGGTGGCCGCCTACGATGCCTTGGAGGAAGCCAAGCGGGCCATCCTGTCGGGGCGCATGGAGGTGACCGTCAACCAGCAAGCCGCCGAGCAGGGGTATCAGGGCATCATCCTGGCGAGTCGCGTGCTCAACGGGGAGGCGGTTCCGGAGGTGGTGCTCGTCGAGACGAGCCTCGTCACCCTGGAGAGCCTGAAGTAG